A window from Culex pipiens pallens isolate TS chromosome 3, TS_CPP_V2, whole genome shotgun sequence encodes these proteins:
- the LOC120422319 gene encoding vinculin, with protein sequence MPVFHTKTIESILEPVAQQVSRLVILHEEAEDGNAMPDLSRPVQAVSLAVTNLVRVGRETIHNSDDDILKQDMPSALARVENASQLLEEASGMLRVDPFSGPARKKLIEGSRGILQGTSSLLLCFDESEVRKIIRECKRVLDYLAVSEVIDTMEDLVQFLKDLSPCLSKVSREVGAREKELTHQVHSEILVRCLEQVKILAPILICSMKVFILIAEQSGKGSDEAAENRNYLASRMSEEIQEIIRVLQLTTYDEDQSELDNLTVLKKIHNAINNKMEAAHDWLKNPYALRGGVGEKALRQIVDNGLKVADRCLPQDSHILRKLGGDITAMTNTLCDLRQEGKGTTPHADNIARDIRDKLGNLEQSVLNAIMGVDKAGLQQTAHTVQGRLEQACRWLQNPSQDDRGLGQRAIALIVDEGRRVAEGLSGHQKAEVMALCDEVEQLSHDFSQMCNNGLGHTAQAQEVARRLNEKLHGLKKQIQDAVVGRVVEDFIDISSPLKQFMEAVALPEGTPNREQNFNQKSNQLQSFSDRASKTSRMVAAGGSGGNKKLAEVLLSCASQVDSLTPQLVSAGRIRMNYPTSKAAEEHLNNLKQQYADTILRMRTLCDQATDPSDFIEASEKQMQKHSFLCDDAIRTRQPQKMVDNTSSEARLANRVLLVAKQEADNSEDPEFIAKVNDASDRLQASISPMVQEAKNVSTNINDPIHASNWREANKHLLQNVRNIRSAINNLPEVPEMPDLSALHLNQQHAAPAPETAPPRPPLPRENIPPVRPPPPETDDEDELFQGMPNANQPILMAAHGLHQEVRQWSSKDNEIIAAAKRMAVLMARLSELVRADSKGSKRELIATAKKIAEASEDVTRLAKILARQCTDKRIRTNLLQVCERIPTIGTQLKILSTVKATMLGAQGSEEDREATDMLVGNAQNLMQSVKETVRAAEGASIKIRSDQINHRLRWVRRQPWYQY encoded by the exons GTCTCCCGGCTGGTGATACTCCACGAGGAGGCGGAAGATGGCAACGCGATGCCGGATCTGTCGCGGCCCGTCCAGGCCGTGTCGCTGGCCGTTACGAACCTGGTCCGGGTGGGCCGCGAGACGATCCACAACTCGGACGACGACATCCTGAAGCAGGACATGCCGTCGGCGTTGGCCCGCGTCGAGAACGCGTCGCAGCTGCTGGAGGAGGCGTCCGGGATGTTGCGGGTCGATCCGTTTTCGGGGCCGGCGCGGAAGAAGTTGATCGAGGGTTCGCGGGGGATTCTGCAGGGGACGTCGTCGTTGCTGCTGTGCTTTGACGAGAGTGAGGTGAGGAAGATTATTCGGGAGTGCAAGCGGGTGCTGGACTACTTGGCCGTTTCGGAGGTCATCGATACGATGGAGGATTTGGTGCAGTTTTTGAAGGATTTGAGCCCGTGTTTGAGTAAGGTGTCGCGGGAGGTTGGGGCGCGTGAGAAGGAGTTGACGCACCAGGTGCACAGCGAGATTCTGGTGCGCTGCTTGGAGCAGGTCAAGATTCTGGCGCCGATTCTGATCTGTTCGATGAAGGTGTTTATTCTGATTGCCGAACAGAGTGGGAAGGGGTCGGACGAGGCGGCGGAGAATAGGAACTATTTGGCGTCGCGGATGAGCGAGGAGATTCAGGAGATTATCCGTGTGCTGCAGTTGACGACTTACGATGAGGATCAGAGCGAGTTGGATAATTTGACGGTGCTGAAGAAGATCCACAACGCGATCAACAACAAGATGGAGGCGGCGCACGATTGGTTGAAGAATCCGTACGCGCTGAGGGGTGGAGTTGGCGAGAAGGCTTTGAGGCAGATTGTGGACAATGGGTTGAAGGTTGCGGATCGTTGTCTACCGCAGGACTCGCACATTCTGCGCAAGTTGGGTGGAGACATCACCGCGATGACGAACACGTTGTGCGATTTGCGACAGGAAGGCAAGGGAACGACTCCGCACGCGGACAATATTGCGCGGGACATTCGCGACAAGCTGGGCAATCTCGAGCAGTCCGTACTGAACGCCATCATGGGCGTTGACAAGGCTGGACTTCAGCAGACGGCTCACACCGTTCAAGGTCGGCTGGAGCAGGCCTGCCGTTGGCTGCAGAACCCAAGCCAGGACGATCGTGGACTTGGCCAGCGCGCGATCGCGTTGATCGTTGACGAGGGTCGTCGCGTTGCGGAAGGTCTCAGTGGCCACCAAAAGGCCGAGGTTATGGCGCTTTGTGACGAAGTTGAACAACTCTCGCACGACTTCTCCCAGATGTGCAACAACGGCCTCGGTCACACTGCCCAAGCTCAGGAGGTCGCCCGTCGTCTCAACGAGAAGCTGCACGGCCTCAAGAAGCAGATCCAGGACGCGGTTGTTGGCCGCGTCGTCGAAGACTTTATCGACATTTCTTCGCCTCTGAAACAGTTTATGGAGGCCGTCGCTCTGCCCGAAGGCACCCCCAACCGTGAGCAGAACTTCAATCAAAAGTCGAACCAACTGCAGAGTTTCAGCGATCGCGCCTCCAAAACCAGTCGCATGGTCGCCGCCGGCGGTTCCGGAGGAAATAAAAAGCTCGCCGAAGTCCTGCTCTCCTGCGCTTCCCAAGTGGACAGTCTCACCCCGCAACTGGTCTCCGCCGGTCGCATCCGCATGAACTACCCCACAAGCAAAGCCGCCGAAGAGCATCTGAACAACTTGAAGCAGCAGTACGCGGACACGATCCTCCGAATGCGAACCCTCTGCGATCAGGCCACCGATCCGTCAGACTTTATCGAAGCGTCCGAGAAGCAAATGCAGAAGCACTCGTTCCTGTGCGATGACGCCATCAGAACGCGTCAACCGCAAAAGATGGTCGACAACACCTCCAGCGAGGCACGACTTGCGAACCGCGTTCTGCTCGTGGCCAAACAGGAGGCGGACAATTCGGAAGACCCTGAGTTTATTGCCAAAGTCAACGACGCATCCGACCGCCTTCAAGCGTCCATTTCTCCAATGGTCCAAGAAGCCAAAAACGTGTCCACCAACATCAACGACCCGATTCATGCCTCGAACTGGCGCGAAGCCAACAAGCACCTCCTGCAAAACGTGCGCAACATCCGCAGTGCCATCAACAACCTCCCCGAGGTCCCCGAAATGCCCGATCTCTCCGCTCTCCACCTCAACCAGCAACACGCCGCCCCCGCCCCAGAAACTGCCCCACCACGCCCACCCCTCCCACGCGAAAACATCCCTCCGGTCCGCCCACCTCCGCCAGAAaccgacgacgaggacgaacTGTTCCAGGGCATGCCCAACGCCAACCAACCCATCCTGATGGCCGCCCACGGCCTCCACCAGGAGGTCCGCCAGTGGTCCTCCAAGGACAACGAAATCATCGCCGCCGCCAAGCGCATGGCCGTCCTCATGGCCCGTCTCTCCGAGCTGGTGCGTGCCGACTCCAAGGGCTCCAAGCGCGAGCTGATCGCCACCGCCAAGAAGATCGCCGAAGCGTCCGAGGACGTGACGCGGCTGGCCAAGATTCTGGCCCGCCAGTGCACGGACAAGCGCATCCGGACGAACCTGCTGCAGGTGTGCGAGCGGATACCGACCATCGGGACGCAGCTGAAGATTCTTTCGACCGTGAAGGCGACCATGCTGGGCGCGCAGGGCTCGGAGGAGGACCGCGAGGCGACCGACATGCTGGTGGGAAATGCCCAGAACCTGATGCAGAGT GTCAAGGAAACGGTCCGCGCCGCCGAGGGAGCGAGCATCAAGATCCGCTCGGACCAGATCAACCACCGGTTGCGCTGGGTCCGCCGGCAGCCCTGGTACCAGTACTAG
- the LOC120422353 gene encoding uncharacterized protein LOC120422353, whose amino-acid sequence MDAEQFKMFMKHQEKAQAELIASLQKMVVKQSTTPAAGSSAGPALPLPPPLELAGDMEANFEFFKQNWKNYASAAGMDGWPDTMKKQKTSILLSVIGSAARQKYFNFELTVAETDDPELALAAIKEKVVRKRNKFVDWINFFGLSQDSDESIDDYLMKLKVLSKSCQFGALEKEMLRFKIVTSNKWPNLRTRMLGMQDLKEDAAVDMCRAEELVVTYGQVVGRTCEEVKKIRKKKECKFCGEWHEFEKGVCPAFGKRCNQCGRKNHFERVCKSDRRKRSKSKRNVHKVRDSLEDHSEESDSNESISGSEASAVIGKIENSPELGGHVTAELDFYVDGKWQTSRCNLDTGANTSLVGYTWVTTMTGCARPKLLPSDCRLKNFSGAEIPVLGAIVVPCRREGRKYKLLLQVVNGSHIPLLSARVCKILKLVQFCDTVSESSSLS is encoded by the coding sequence ATGGACGCTGAGCAGTTCAAGATGTTTATGAAGCATCAGGAGAAGGCGCAGGCGGAGCTCATTGCATCGTTGCAAAAAATGGTCGTGAAGCAGTCAACAACGCCGGCCGCTGGAAGTTCGGCGGGCCCCGCTTTGCCGCTTCCCCCTCCGCTGGAGCTGGCCGGAGACATGGAGGCAAACTTTGAGTTTTTCAAGCAGAATTGGAAGAACTACGCATCCGCCGCTGGGATGGATGGTTGGCCGGACACGATGAAGAAGCAGAAAACGAGCATCCTTCTGTCAGTGATCGGAAGTGCAGCGCGCCAAAAGTACTTCAACTTTGAGCTTACGGTTGCAGAGACGGATGATCCGGAACTTGCTCTGGCAGCGATCAAGGAAAAGGTAGTGCGCAAACGGAACAAGTTCGTCGACTGGATCAATTTCTTTGGCCTTTCGCAAGATTCGGACGAAAGCATCGACGACTACCTGATGAAGCTGAAGGTTCTGTCGAAGTCATGCCAGTTCGGAGCTCTCGAGAAAGAAATGCTGCGGTTCAAGATCGTCACATCGAACAAGTGGCCAAATCTCCGGACCAGGATGCTGGGCATGCAGGACCTGAAGGAAGATGCGGCCGTCGACATGTGCCGCGCAGAGGAACTCGTTGTGACCTACGGCCAAGTTGTGGGCCGCACTTGTGAAGAGGTCAAGAAGATTCGGAAGAAGAAGGAGTGCAAGTTTTGCGGCGAATGGCACGAGTTTGAAAAAGGAGTCTGCCCTGCTTTTGGTAAGAGGTGTAACCAATGTGGCCGGAAGAACCATTTTGAAAGAGTGTGCAAGTCGGATCGGCGAAAACGATCAAAGAGCAAGCGGAACGTGCACAAGGTTCGAGATTCTCTGGAAGATCACAGTGAGGAGTCGGACAGCAACGAGTCGATCAGCGGCAGTGAAGCAAGCGCAGTGATCGGCAAGATCGAGAACTCGCCAGAACTTGGAGGCCATGTGACGGCGGAGCTGGATTTCTACGTCGACGGTAAGTGGCAAACATCCCGCTGCAATTTGGACACTGGTGCAAACACAAGTCTCGTGGGTTACACTTGGGTAACAACGATGACTGGATGTGCCAGACCAAAGCTACTTCCGTCAGACTGCCGCCTCAAAAACTTCAGTGGAGCAGAGATTCCTGTCCTCGGTGCGATCGTTGTTCCCTGTCGGCGCGAGGGTCGCAAATACAAGCTTCTTCTCCAGGTAGTGAATGGATCGCACATTCCCTTGCTATCAGCGAGAGTGTGCAAGATACTGAAGCTTGTACAGTTTTGCGACACCGTGTCTGAATCTTCGTCTCTGTCGTGA
- the LOC120422323 gene encoding uncharacterized protein LOC120422323, whose translation MADTASGVASAAAAVGRTTYQWAGAGARMARDGTVYCYQKSKSAVQSLAGVSEDKTAQIESTPANDSSLTTALGAVGSTTYQWAGTGAKLARDGTVYCYQKSRNAIVGLATSGEETIKADEAPSWGSLAGTTVAIAGAGTTSYLWLGAISSRVAKEALRAGCIRNSLCAMSTLSLPMQRSTAVFIGTRLNNYIVQGIVPGLFTAWAVYDTYRLGRWAYNWYYYPTVGQHEMCPKYIEFNKIAA comes from the exons ATGGCCGACACAGCCTCCGGCGTGGCCTCGGCTGCGGCTGCCGTCGGAAGAACGACCTACCAGTGGGCCGGAGCCGGAGCTAGGATGGCCCGCGATGGAACCGTCTATTGCTATCAGAAGTCGAAGAGCGCCGTGCAGAGTCTGGCGGGGGTTTCGGAGGACAAAACGGCTCAG attGAATCTACGCCGGCGAACGATAGTTCATTGACGACGGCGTTGGGCGCCGTTGGAAGTACGACGTACCAGTGGGCCGGAACTGGAGCCAAGCTGGCCCGCGATGGAACAGTTTACTGCTACCAGAAGTCCAGAAATGCAATCGTGGGACTTGCGACTTCCGGGGAGGAAACAATTAAG GCGGACGAAGCTCCCTCATGGGGAAGTCTTGCTGGAACGACGGTGGCCATAGCCGGGGCCGGAACTACGAGCTATCTGTGGCTTGGGGCCATTTCTTCTCGTGTCGCTAAGGAAGCACTTCGAGCCGGGTGCATCCGGAACTCGTTGTGCGCAATGAGCACCCTTTCGTTACCAATGCAAAGATCCACCGCGGTGTTTATCGGAACCAGACTGAATAACTACATTGTGCAGGGAATCGTGCCGGGGCTATTTACGGCATGGGCCGTCTACGATACCTATCGGCTGGGGCGATGGGCTTACAATTGGTACTATTACCCTACTGTGGGACAGCACGAAATGTGCCCGAAGTACATTGAATTCAATAAGATTGCGGCTTGA